The proteins below come from a single Eucalyptus grandis isolate ANBG69807.140 chromosome 3, ASM1654582v1, whole genome shotgun sequence genomic window:
- the LOC104437539 gene encoding omega-6 fatty acid desaturase, chloroplastic: protein MACRLADSAFLLKGPHQTSIRSRRIATQCSPGLYDLKWENPLQKGIKHKGHSFSPKKIHIVRAVAVPVAPISEDSAEYRKQLADSYGFRQIGEPLPENVTLKDVIDSLPRKVFEIDDGKAWTSVLISVTSYSLGLFMISKAPWYLLPLAWAWTGTAVTGFFVIGHDCAHKSFAKNKLVEDIVGTLAFLPLIYPYEPWRFKHDRHHAKTNMLSEDTAWHPVLKEEFDSSPLLRKAIIYGYGPIRPWMSIGHWLIWHFDLSKFRPNEVKRVKISLACVFAFMGIGWPLIIYKAGILGWIKFWLMPWLGYHFWMSTFTMVHHTAPHIPFKSSNEWNAAQAQLNGTVHCDYPKWIEILCHHINVHIPHHISPRIPSYNLQVAHKSIQENWGKYLNEATWNWRLMKTIMTMCHVYDEEHNYAAFDQLAPEDSEPITFLKKVMPDYA from the exons ATGGCTTGCAGGCTTGCAGATTCCGCCTTCCTCCTCAAG GGCCCCCATCAGACGTCGATTCGGAGCCGAAGAATTGCTACCCAGTGTTCACCTG GCTTATATGATCTGAAATGGGAAAATCCACTCCAGAAGGGAATCAAACATAAAGGACATTCATTCTCccctaaaaaaattcatattgtaAGGGCTGTGGCAGTTCCTGTTGCACCGATTTCAGAAGACAGTGCTGAGTACCGGAAGCAATTGGCTGATAGTTATGGCTTCAGGCAAATTGGAGAACCTCTTCCTGAGAATGTTACCCTCAAGGATGTTATCGATTCACTTCCCAGAAAG GTTTTTGAGATTGATGATGGGAAAGCCTGGACTTCAGTTTTGATATCAGTTACTTCCTACTCGTTGGGGTTGTTCATGATTTCCAAAGCCCCATGGTACCTACTCCCTTTGGCGTGGGCATGGACAGGAACTGCTGTTACTGGG TTCTTTGTTATAGGGCACGATTGTGCTCACAAGTCATTTGCAAAGAACAAATTAGTGGAAGATATAGTGGGAACGCTGGCATTTCTTCCGTTGATATATCCCTACGAGCCATGGAGGTTTAAGCACGACCGACATCATGCAAAAACTAACAT GTTGTCTGAAGATACAGCTTGGCATCCTGTTTTGAAAGAGGAGTTTGACTCTTCTCCTCTTCTGCGCAAGGCAATTATATATGGATATGGCCCAATTCGTCCTTGGATGTCTATAGGTCATTG GTTGATATGGCACTTCGACTTGAGCAAGTTCAGACCAAATGAAGTCAAAAGGGTGAAGATCAGTTTGGCTTGCGTTTTTGCTTTTATGGGGATTGGGTGGCCATTGATCATTTACAAGGCTGGCATTTTGGGTTGGATTAAGTTCTGGTTGATGCCATGGTTGGGCTATCACTTTTGG aTGAGTACTTTCACAATGGTCCATCACACGGCACCACACATTCCTTTCAAATCTTCCAATGAGTGGAATGCTGCTCAAGCCCAGCTGAACGGAACCGTACACTGCGATTATCCTAAATG GATCGAAATTCTATGCCATCATATAAATGTCCACATACCCCATCATATATCACCAAGGATTCCAAGTTACAACTTGCAGGTGGCTCACAAGTCTATACAAGAAAACTGGGGAAAG TACTTAAATGAAGCCACATGGAATTGGCGACTCATGAAGACAATTATGACGATGTGCCATGTGTACGATGAAGAGCATAACTATGCCGCATTTGACCAACTGGCGCCTGAAGATTCCGAGCCGATTACATTCCTGAAAAAGGTGATGCCTGATTATGCTTGA